One Triticum dicoccoides isolate Atlit2015 ecotype Zavitan chromosome 4B, WEW_v2.0, whole genome shotgun sequence genomic window carries:
- the LOC119294979 gene encoding 50S ribosomal protein L7/L12-like — MASRLLHLRRLLPAARPSCAAAFSTAVTPTPRVSGLVDEICGLNLIEASSLADALRGRLGVDQLPPLAILMGGAAPLAGDGAGAAEEAKPKEEKMAFDVKLEGFDAAAKLKIIKELRAITSLGLKEAKELVEKAPAVLKAGVPKEEAETIAEKMRALGAKIVLE, encoded by the coding sequence ATGGCTTCCCGCCTCCTCCACCTGCGCCGCCTCCTCCCGGCCGCGCGCCCGTCCTGCGCCGCCGCGTTCTCCACCGCCGTCACCCCGACCCCGCGGGTCTCCGGTCTCGTCGACGAGATCTGCGGCCTCAACCTCATCGAGGCATCCTCCCTCGCGGATGCCCTGCGCGGCCGCCTCGGCGTCGACCAGCTCCCTCCCCTAGCCATCCTCATGGGTGGCGCGGCTCCGCTGGCCGGAGATGGCGCTGGGGCCGCCGAGGAGGCGAAACCCAAGGAGGAAAAAATGGCGTTCGACGTGAAGCTGGAGGGGTTCGACGCCGCGGCGAAGCTCAAGATTATCAAGGAGCTGAGGGCGATCACGAGTTTGGGCCTGAAGGAGGCCAAGGAGCTCGTGGAGAAGGCGCCCGCCGTGCTCAAGGCCGGGGTGCCCAAGGAGGAGGCGGAGACCATCGCCGAGAAGATGCGGGCGTTGGGCGCCAAGATTGTTCTCGAGTGA